Genomic DNA from Paenibacillus sp. KS-LC4:
CGCGCTTACCGTAACCTCAGCCGACTTCTGCTGCCGTCTTAGATGGGCCTTCACTCGGGCCAGCAGCTCGCGGGTACTGAACGGCTTCGTCACATAATCATCCGCGCCGAGCTCTAGGCCAAGCACCTTATCAATTTCCGTATCCTTCGCCGTCAGCATAATGATCGGCATATGCAGCTTCGCGCGAACTTCACGGCACACATCCATGCCATCCTTCACTGGAAGCATCAGATCGAGCAGCATTAAATCCGGCTTCTCTGAGAAGGCAAGCTCCACAGCTTGTCCGCCGTCGAAAGCACAAATGACCTCGTAGCCTTCTTTCTCCAAGTTGAACTTCAATATATCTGCAATCGGCTGTTCGTCGTCGACCACTAAAATTTTTCCGTGCATCGTCACACCGCCTGTCGCTTCCTAATTGGATCTGTTTGATCTTCCTACACATTAGGGTAAAACTTTATATACATAGCAATACTATCTTACCATACTGCCCTACACAGTTCCCAATTAAAGTTCCTTCATGCGCTTGGTGTCAAGGTTATAGCTGCTTATATTTTTAAAATAATAAAAGGGAGCGCCCCCGCAAGCTTTCGCTTCGGCAGCACTCCCCCTAATGGTATAAGTCCGATTATAAATATTTCAACGGGTTTTGAAGCTCCCCGTCTTTATGAATTTCAAAATGAAGGTGGACGCCGTATGACCGTCCCGTGTTTCCCATAATACCTAATTTATCGCCTTTTTCTAATATATCGCCTACGCTGACGCTAATCGAATCAAGATGCCCGTACAGCGTTTCATATCCGTTCTTATGGTCAATAATGACTACGTTGCCATAGCCGTTCTTCGTGCCCGCAAAACTAACAACGCCATTGTCAGCTGCTGTAATCGTTTTGCTGCCCGTCATGTCGATGCCTTTATGCATCCGTCCCCAACGCTGTCCGAACGTGCTGGACACCGAATAGCTCGATACTGGAGAAGAGAATAAGCCCGTTCCTTCACCCAAAATGACCTTCGTGCCCTTCATCATTACAGTTGGAATAGCTTCCTTAATCACCTGCTGGTCTATCAGCTCTTCGCTGATTAGGTAACCATTCTCTTTCACGATTTTGTAGGTCAGGCTTTTGGAGCCGCTGACGCCTGCGCTGATCAGCTTGGATTCTCCAACGCGCATGTCATCATTTTGCTGAACCTCGGTTGGCGGGTCAATCGTAACGATTTCCGTCAAATTCTCGGTTGTCCGTACCGACAGCTCCGGCTGGCGAACCGTAAGATCAAGTACATCTCCAACCTTGATCATATCATCTTCAATGCCTTTGTTATTCTCATAAATTACTTGCGGTGAAATATCAAATTTCTGAGCGATACAGCCTACGCAATCGCCTTGTGCTACCGTATATTTTGTTGGTTTAACTGTGCCCTCTACGAGCAGCTTGTACATATCATTGTCTGAGACAATTTCGCTCAGCGAAGTCGATACCGCATCCGTCTCCACCTTCTCTACGAAAGCGACATCCATCAGCTCCTTGCCTGCCTTAGGTGTATGCTTGTCCGCCTCTGCTTCCTCTGGTGAAAAAGCGAGTGCACGAACCTTCGTCGATTCCTTCTCCGCCACCTTTTTCGGTGCATATTTGCTCTGCACACGCGCCAGTATAGCATCTGCTGCTTCTTGGTTTTTCACAATACCGATTACTTTGCCATTTACCTTCACCTCTACGCCAACAGCGTGGGTTGTAAGCAGGCCCTCCAGCTTCGCAAGCGTCTGCTGCGTATCCGGGGCACCTTTGTATGCACTTGTACTCGTATATGTAAGCTGACCTGAATCCACCAAGATTGGAATATCTGGTGTTGCCTGCTGTGCTTCGGATGCCTTCTGCTCAAGCAGCGCTCCAACCTCCAGCGGACTGCCAACCGTCCCGATTTCGGTGCCGTTCATATATAAGTGATAATAGTCATTCGTGTTAGCCTTAATATATTGTATACCGCCAATTCCGACTGCTGCCAAAATCGCGATAATTCCGCCTGCAAGGATGAAAGGTTTCTTATAGTTAGTAGCTGCTTTAGTAGCTGCTATTGTCGATGTTGATGTCGCTTGCACTGCTGCGGTCGGTTGCTGATTGATGCCTTTCGAGTCTTGTGTTCGGAATTGCCGAAAGAACTCAATGGATGTATTCCACGCCTTTCGGATCCGACCCGTTGCCCTAAAATCGGTCATGATCGTCTCCTTCTCGCCTTAATGCCGCTATCATAATTAGGTCTTCCGATTCATATCCGGGCCATTTGGCCCGTCAGAACACCCGACTATTACTTTAACATAGCCTTAACACGAGGAGCAACCTCTCTGATTACTGCCTAATATTAATATTTCTTCAGAATACTCATAATTTGCTCGTACTCTTCCTTGCTCAAATGCTGGGAAATGACCTGTTGAAGCGCTGTAAGCTCTTGATCTGTAAGGCCATTTTCCATATAGCCGGATATTGTCTGCCACGCTTCTTGGGGCAGCTTGGTCATTAATAATCCGAACAGCTCCGACTTGTCTGTGTCGCTCATTTGGCTTTTGACCTGGTTCAGCTGATCCGTCGTAACGGCTGTTTCCGTACCGTCGATGGAGGCTCCCTCTTCACTCTGCCCCGACTGTACTAAAGGCTGCTCCCCATCCGCTTCTTCCATATCACCGTTCGTTGTGCCGCCACCCTCAATCCCGCTTTCCGTGCCGCCTGCACCTATACCTAAGGCCGAACCGCCGCCCGCTTTCGTTCCGCCGCCAATGCCAATATCCGTAAGCGGCGGCTCCGCTTGCTGACCGAAAGCATCGACGGCAAGCGGAGAATCTGCCCCTTCCCCTGCTGCTGCGCCCTCGTCTGAGGAAACCTCCCCGCTGGGCTTCTGAGCTCCTGTCTCTCCTTGCACAGCCGAGCTGCTGCTATTCGCCCCTGAGACATCCTTACCGGCCTGCGAGGCGCCAGACTGTCCCTTAGAGCCGCCTGTATCCGCCATCAACGGATCAGCGCCCCACATTTTTCCCCATAATCCGGTCAACGCCATTGGCTTTACTTCCAAGGGTAAATTATATTGCTTCAAAATCGTATCCACATAACTGCTCACAATATAGCCTGTCGTCCAAATCGACAAAAAGCTTATAATGATTCCCGCTGCCACCGTTTTCGCCAGCCACCCCGTCAGCTTCCACATGCTCTTCACCTTGCCCTTCCTGCTTGACCTATTTCAATAATGGTTTCTTTTACCATTATGGACAAGAGAAAGGGCGCATAACCGCTGCTCAGCGCTGAGAGACTCTTTTATTCAAGAGAATTGGGCCGCGCTAGACTAGCCAGCATAGCGAGCAGTTGCTGCTTCGTGCCTTCATCCGTAATAACGCATTCTTTATTCATTTTGAGAGCGATATGCGGAATCATGACTGTGCCTTGATCCACGATCAGCGCATTAATCATATTCAGCGTGAGCAGCAGCGAAGCATTGGCTTTATCCCCGCCCATTGGAGATGGAGATGCCGTGACAACCGCCACTCTTTTGTTAACGAACTCGCCAGAGGACACGGTCCAGTCGAGCGCATTTTTTAAGGAGCCCGGGACACCATTCCCGTATTCAGGTGTACAGATGAGAACGCCGTCAGCCTCCTTTAGCTGTTTGCGCAGCTCTCTAACCGCTGCTGGCCCTTCCTCTATATCCAGATCAGGATTAAAATGCGGAAGCTCGCCCAGCCCGCTGTAAACGCTGAAGCGCACAGGCTCGGCAGACAGTCCAATAATCGCGCTCATAAGTGCCGTGTTGGAAGACTTCTCACGCAAGCTTCCCGAAATCGCCAAAAGCTGAATATCCTTGCTCATTCCTCATCATCCCTTTTCCCTTATTGTGAAAAAAAGAAAGAAGACAGCATTCTCAGCTGTCCTCCTACTGGTTATCCGTCTAGCGGATTCGTCTATTCGTATATAGCTACAACCGGGTTTGTCTGCTCGCGGTTGCGGCCGACTGAGAAAATCGCAATCGGAATACCTGTCAGCTCCGATACACGGTTCAAGTAATTGCGCGTGTTCACTGGTAGATCATCCAGCGTTTTTGCGTCAGAAATATCCTCGGACCAGCCTGGAAGCTCCTCATATACCGCTTCGCATTCCGCAAGCATTTTCAGGCTTGCTGGATAGTGCGTAATGATTTCCCCCTTATATTTGTAGCCTGTGCAAATTTTAACCGTCTCAATGCCTGTCATAACGTCGAGCGAGTTAAGCGACAAGCCTGTGATTCCGCTAACACGGCGAGCGTGACGTACAACTACGCTGTCGAACCAGCCTACGCGGCGCGGACGACCAGTAACCGTACCATACTCGTGGCCTTTATCGCGAATCAGATCGCCAATAGCATTGTTTTGCTCAGTTGGGAATGGACCATCGCCAACACGTGTTGTATAGGCTTTAGCTACGCCGATAACTTGCTGGATCTTGGATGGGCCTACGCCGGAACCGATACATACGCCGCCAGCGGATGGATTCGACGAAGTTACGAATGGATATGTACCTTGGTCAATATCCAGCATAACGCCTTGCGCGCCTTCGAAGAGCACCTTGCTGCCCGCATCAATCGCATCATTAAGCACAACGGAAGTATCCGTTACATAGGAACGAAGCACTTCAGCATATGCAAGGTATTCCTCCACGATGCTGTCGGCGTTCAGCGGCTCGCCGCCGAATACTTGCTCAATCACTTGGTTTTTCTCGACAACAAGGCGGCGCAGCTTCTGCTCAAACTCCTCTGCATCCATCAGGTCGGCGATCCGAATGCCGTTGCGAGCGGCTTTATCCATGTAACAAGGGCCTATGCCTTTGCCCGTTGTACCAATTTTATTATCGCCTTTGCGTGTTTCTTCCAATGCATCAAGTACGATATGATATGGCATAATGACATGGGCACGATCACTGATTTTCAAGTTTTCAGTGGAAAACCCGTTTTCTTGAATATAGTTAATTTCTTCAATTAGCGCTTTAGGGTTAATAACCATACCATTACCAATGACACACACTTTATTGTGATTAAAAATACCCGAAGGTACCATCGTCAGTTTATATTTCTTATTGTCAATGAGAATAGTGTGTCCGGCATTGTTACCACCTTGATAGCGAGCGACGACGTCGGCGCCTTCAGCCAGATAATCGGTAATTTTGCCTTTTCCTTCGTCTCCCCACTGCGTACCAACAACAACAACCGTAGACATAAACATACCCCCGTCCGGTGTATAGACACACCGAAATTTACTGTTCTTCTATTGCACCGGCTTTCCCTTTCGCAAGAGAACGGCGGGTGACACACGAAGACAGCAATATTAGTGTAGCAGTACCCGAAATAGAAGTCAAACTAAAAACGAACAATTGTAGAAAGAGCTCTACAATTGTTCGGATATCATTAGGATGCCTGCGATGGATCCTCATGAGAACGGTCCAAGCTGACGAATTTATTGAAATTTTTCAGAAAGACCAGCTCTACCGTCCCAACGGGTCCATTCCGCTGCTTAGCGATAATAATCTCGATAATATTCTTTTTCTCCGATTCCTTATCGTAATAATCATCCCGGTAAAGGAAGGATACGATATCGGCATCCTGCTCAATCGAACCGGATTCCCGAAGGTCGGACATCATCGGACGCTTATCCTGACGCTGCTCAACACCCCGGCTGAGCTGCGACAGCGCGATAACCGGCACTTCAAGCTCACGGGCAATCTGCTTCAGTGTACGGGAAATTTCCGATACCTCCTGCTGCCGATTTTCCCCTGCCTTGCCGCGGCCGGAAATAAGCTGGAGGTAATCAATCAAAATCATGCCCAGTCCGCGTTCTTTCTTGAGACGGCGGCATTTTGCACGAATGTCAGCCACCGTAATACCAGGCGTATCATCAATAAAAATTTGTGCCTCGGATAAGGCGCCAATTGCCATCGTCAGCTTTTCCCAGTCGTCGCCCTCCAGATAGCCTGTCCGCATACGGCCCGCATCCACATTCGCTTCTGCGCAAATCATCCGCTGCACAAGCTGTGCAGCCGACATCTCCAGACTGAATATGGCAACCGTCTCGCGCGCGCGAACGCCGACATTTTGGGCAATATTCAGCGCAAACGCCGTCTTACCAACGGAAGGACGAGCCGCAACAATAATGAGATCACTGCGCTGGAAGCCCGATGTCATTTTGTCCAAATCGACAAAGCCCGATGGAATGCCTGACGTACCGCCTTTGTTCATATACAAGTGCTCGACCTTCTCGAACACTTCCATCAGCACATCGCGGATGGAAATAAACCCGCTGCTGGAGCGGCGATTGGATATTTCAAGAATTTTCTGCTCCGCATCCCCTAGAAGCGCACCTACCTGCTCCGTTCCGGCATAACCTTCGGTTACGATATTCGTAGCCGTGCGAATCAGGCGGCGCAGCAGCGATTTCTCCTCGACGATCTGAGCATAATAATCGACGTTCGCCGCCGTTGGAACGGAGCTGGCCAGCCGCGCCAAATAAGATACGCCGCCAATTTCTTCGAGGAGCTGCTGATCCTGCAAATGCGCAGTGAGCGTCACCAGATCAATCGGCTGATTATTTTCAGCCAGCTCAATCATCGCTTCATAAATACGCTGATGGGGGCCGCTGTAAAAATCTTCACTGCGAAGACGCTCCATAGCTGTAATCAGCGCTTCCGCCTGCAGCAGCACGGCACCGATAACGGCTTGCTCCGCCTCCATGTTCTGCGGCGGAACGCGATCAAACTTCAGCTCTGTACTCATCATTTCCCCCTATAACGATTATTCCTCAGTTGTTTGCACGCGCAGCTTGGCTTTCACTTCAGGATGCAGCTTTACAAGCACTTCCGTCATGCCAAGTGTACGAATAGGCTCTTCCAGCTCAATTTTACGTTTATCGACCTTAACGCCTTGTGCAGCAAGCTGCTCGCCGATTTGCTTGGAAGTGATGGCACCGAACAAACGGCCGCCTTCGCCGGCCTTCGTCTTCAGCACGATCGTCATTTCCTCCATCTTCTTCGCTAGCGTTTTTGCATCTTCCTTCTCCTGCGCTTTACGCTTCTGCTCGGAGGCATTTTGTACTTCTAGCGTCTTCAGGTTGCCGTCTGATGCTGGTTTGACCAGTCCTTTAGGAAGTAAAAAATTGCGCACATAACCTTCGGATACGTCTTTAACCTCGCCTTTTTTCCCTTGTCCCTTAACATCTGCCAAAAAAATTACTTTCATTCAAATAACCCCTCTTCCTTATCAATTTCTTTGAGCACCGCTTTAAGCTTCTCTGCTACTTCACTAACGGTGCCTTCAAGCTGGGCGGCAGCATTCGTTAAATGACCGCCTCCGCCCATTCTTTCCATCACGACCTGCACATTCATGTCGCCAAGCGAACGTGCGCTAATACCGATTAAGCCGTCTGTTCGCTCGCCAACGACGAACGATGCCAAAATATCGGTCATATTGAGCAGTGTATCCGCCGCCTGTGCAATTAACAGCTGGCCTACCTTGCGGCCCGGCTCGGTTACCGCAATCGCGATATGCTCATAATGCACGCTCGCATGCTTAATGATTTCCGCCTTGCGGACGTATTCCTCCAAGTCTTCCTTCAGCATCTGCTGCACCAGCATGGAATCCGCTCCGTTGCGCCGGAGGAAGGAGGCCGCCTCGAACGTTCTGGCGCCGGTGCGAAGCGAGAAGCTCTTCGTATCTACCGTAATGCCCGCAAGCAGCGCAGTCGCTTCCCACACATCAAGCACGATACGATCCGCAATGTATTGCAGAAGCTCCGCTACCAGCTCGCAAGTGGAGGACGCATACGGCTCCATGTAGACCAGAATCGCATTCGTAATAAACTCCTCACCTCGGCGATGATGGTCAATGACGACGATTTTCCCCTGTGCTCCAATTAGCCGTGGTTCCTTCACCATCGACGCCTTATGGGTATCGACGACAACCGTGAGCGTCTTTTGGTTCGTCATGGACATCGCCTGCTCCGGCGTAATGAACCTTTTGGAGATACGTTCATCCTGCCGCAGCATCTCCATCATCTTCTGAATAGAAGGATTGATGCCTTCCAGCACGATAAAAGCTTCCTTGCCGAACATATGCGCTGCCTTCGTAATTCCAATAGCTGCGCCGATTGCATCCGTGTCCGGCATCTTGTGGCCCATGATGATTACATTGCTGCTTTCCTTAATCAAATCTCTAAGCGCGTGCGCCACGACGCGAGCCCGCACACGGGTCCTCTTCTCAACCGCATTGGACTTGCCGCCATAAAAGGACTGCCTGCCGCCGATTTTGACAGCTGCTTGGTCGCCGCCGCGCCCAAGAGCAATATCAAGGCTGGATTGCGCCCACTGACCTAGCTCGACGATGCTCTCTGCCTCAGCAGCAAAGCCGATGCTTAGCGTCGTCGGAATTTTTTGATCGCAGGTAAGCTCGCGAACTTCATCGAGCAGCACAAACCGGGATTGCTCCAGCTGCCTAAGCGTCCTGAGGTCCGTGATGAGCATAAACCGGTCTGAGGTCAGCCGCTTAATATGAAGCTGATAACGCTGCGCCCACTCGGTGATCTCAGTCGTAACCTTGGACAGAAGCGCAGAGCGCTGATTATCATCCATGCCCTGCGTTACTTCATCCAAGCTGTCAATCATGACGATGCCGAGGGCCAGCTTCTCCTCTTCATATTTCTTCGAGAGATGCCAAAGCTCGGTAATATTTTTCACGTACAAAATGCGCTCTTCCGGCTTGAAAATCAGCTGAAAAACATAGTTTCCCACTATAACCTGCTGCTCCGCCTCCCGGTCCTTATCCTTCGACTGATGCAAGGAGGGGAACAGCTCTACGATGGTTTGCCCTATGACAGAATCTTGGCCCAAAATCTCAGCAATATAGGGGTTATGCCATTCGACCGTCTTATCTTCATTATACAATATAATGCCGAAAGGAAGCTCGCTAATCACATCATTGCCGGCCTTCTTCACCCGGTAAGAAATCGTACCTAAATACGTTTTTAAATCTTTGCGGAACGCCCGCTCCGCTAGAAAACCATATACGCTGAAACCAATCATAAACATCAGTGCAATAAGCCCGATTCGCCATTCGAACCAAGCAAGGGCTGTCGTCATAATCGCCATAATAACAAAAGCCGCCAACTGATGCATGCCATGCCAGCGAACAACTAAAAACTTTGGCATTTCCTGATCGCTCCTGTGTTAGGATTTCTTCGTAAATGACTTTCGGATGGGGAAAGCAGCATCAAGCACACCGATTAAGCTCAGCGGCGAGAAAAGCAGTACAGGTATTGCAATAAGAACTGGAATAGCCGGATTCCATTTGCGCTCATGGGCCAAATAGAAGAAGAAACCTACGGCCTGGATGGCAAAAGCGAGCCTCAGCAGCGGCAGTAAATTCAGCACGGCTACTCCCAAGAAGGACTTGCTGTCTGGACTGACAAACAGGCTTAAAATGTAAACAATCACATAATAAATGACTAATACCCGCGGCAGCATCCAATCTTTCGCCAGCGGCATTCTCGGCAGCTCTACGCCCGAGGATGCAAGCACACGCCGCGAAATATATTGGGTAACGACAGCGTAGAAAAATGATACGCTAATAACAGCGAGCGGAATCGTATTCAGCATCATTTGAATGAGCATCTCGGTATACTCATCGCTCCATTCCGCAGGAAGCAGCGGCTGCAATTGCGGATCGCTAAATACGGAGCGGACAAAATTGCCCATTTCACTCGTCAGGGACAAATCTAAAATCACTTCAAAAGCTGCAAATTCCATCAAAAACAGGACAAGCAGCGTAATAACCGTTCTTGACAGCACCTTATGCGCGGGCAGCTGCTTCTTAAACATATGTCCCATCACTATAGAAGGAACAAGAAAAAACAAACCGATAATTAACGCTGGAGCCCCTAATATGAGGAAGGATATTACCCATACCGGCAGCATATGCAGAATGAACGCACGCGCGGAAAGCGCTGTGTACAACACCACATAAGGAACCATAAGACACAATATGGTCAAAATATTAAGAACAGGTACAGCTATGGACAATAACAGGAGCAGTGCTGCCGCGCTCCATAAAACAGATTTCATACCGGTCTTCAAACCGTTCACCTCTTGCACATGTATATTCGTAAATCTAACCGCCATGCTTGCCAGACCCCATTATATCACAAATAAGCTTCACCGCATCCAACAAGCGTAAACGGCTTTAGCATACTTTGCAGGCAATGCTCGTTTCGCGGAGAAATAGAAGCTTACTTCAAGCATAAGCAGCATAGCCTGACATTAATAAAAGGCGGAGAGCCGCTGCTCCCCGCCTTCTTTAGAAATAGACTATGCCTCAATCGCAATTGCGCTTTGCATAATCGTCTGGCAATAATCAATAATTTCACTGCGCCGCACAATGCCAATAAAATGCTCGCTATCATCGACGACCGGCACAAAGTTTTGCACCTTCGCCAGCATAATGAGATCCTCCATGTTGGCATCAATTCGCACCGAGCGTTGATTCAGCCGTAGCGGAACGTCCGCCAGCTTGACTTTATTCGTCATTTCGAAGGTCAGCTCCGGCCTATTTTTCATAAACCATAATAAATCGCCTTCTGTAACAGCTCCGGCAAATTTGCCTTCTGCATCAATAATCGGTACAGCTGTATAACGGTGATGCTCCATTTTCTCCAACGTCTGCCTAAGTGTTGCGTCATGCGTTACCGTTACGACTTCCTGCTTGGGCAGC
This window encodes:
- the yycF gene encoding response regulator YycF, with the protein product MHGKILVVDDEQPIADILKFNLEKEGYEVICAFDGGQAVELAFSEKPDLMLLDLMLPVKDGMDVCREVRAKLHMPIIMLTAKDTEIDKVLGLELGADDYVTKPFSTRELLARVKAHLRRQQKSAEVTVSAAGAQGADSGQDAEQEKQGLRLFNLFIDTDMYVVYKDNQPLDLTHREYELVYYMARNSGKVMTREHLLQAVWGFEYFGDVRTVDVTIRRLREKIEDDPSRPEFIMTRRGLGYMMRSTKPGGYGYV
- a CDS encoding peptidoglycan DD-metalloendopeptidase family protein translates to MTDFRATGRIRKAWNTSIEFFRQFRTQDSKGINQQPTAAVQATSTSTIAATKAATNYKKPFILAGGIIAILAAVGIGGIQYIKANTNDYYHLYMNGTEIGTVGSPLEVGALLEQKASEAQQATPDIPILVDSGQLTYTSTSAYKGAPDTQQTLAKLEGLLTTHAVGVEVKVNGKVIGIVKNQEAADAILARVQSKYAPKKVAEKESTKVRALAFSPEEAEADKHTPKAGKELMDVAFVEKVETDAVSTSLSEIVSDNDMYKLLVEGTVKPTKYTVAQGDCVGCIAQKFDISPQVIYENNKGIEDDMIKVGDVLDLTVRQPELSVRTTENLTEIVTIDPPTEVQQNDDMRVGESKLISAGVSGSKSLTYKIVKENGYLISEELIDQQVIKEAIPTVMMKGTKVILGEGTGLFSSPVSSYSVSSTFGQRWGRMHKGIDMTGSKTITAADNGVVSFAGTKNGYGNVVIIDHKNGYETLYGHLDSISVSVGDILEKGDKLGIMGNTGRSYGVHLHFEIHKDGELQNPLKYL
- a CDS encoding NAD(P)H-dependent oxidoreductase, whose translation is MSKDIQLLAISGSLREKSSNTALMSAIIGLSAEPVRFSVYSGLGELPHFNPDLDIEEGPAAVRELRKQLKEADGVLICTPEYGNGVPGSLKNALDWTVSSGEFVNKRVAVVTASPSPMGGDKANASLLLTLNMINALIVDQGTVMIPHIALKMNKECVITDEGTKQQLLAMLASLARPNSLE
- a CDS encoding adenylosuccinate synthase — protein: MSTVVVVGTQWGDEGKGKITDYLAEGADVVARYQGGNNAGHTILIDNKKYKLTMVPSGIFNHNKVCVIGNGMVINPKALIEEINYIQENGFSTENLKISDRAHVIMPYHIVLDALEETRKGDNKIGTTGKGIGPCYMDKAARNGIRIADLMDAEEFEQKLRRLVVEKNQVIEQVFGGEPLNADSIVEEYLAYAEVLRSYVTDTSVVLNDAIDAGSKVLFEGAQGVMLDIDQGTYPFVTSSNPSAGGVCIGSGVGPSKIQQVIGVAKAYTTRVGDGPFPTEQNNAIGDLIRDKGHEYGTVTGRPRRVGWFDSVVVRHARRVSGITGLSLNSLDVMTGIETVKICTGYKYKGEIITHYPASLKMLAECEAVYEELPGWSEDISDAKTLDDLPVNTRNYLNRVSELTGIPIAIFSVGRNREQTNPVVAIYE
- the dnaB gene encoding replicative DNA helicase, producing the protein MSTELKFDRVPPQNMEAEQAVIGAVLLQAEALITAMERLRSEDFYSGPHQRIYEAMIELAENNQPIDLVTLTAHLQDQQLLEEIGGVSYLARLASSVPTAANVDYYAQIVEEKSLLRRLIRTATNIVTEGYAGTEQVGALLGDAEQKILEISNRRSSSGFISIRDVLMEVFEKVEHLYMNKGGTSGIPSGFVDLDKMTSGFQRSDLIIVAARPSVGKTAFALNIAQNVGVRARETVAIFSLEMSAAQLVQRMICAEANVDAGRMRTGYLEGDDWEKLTMAIGALSEAQIFIDDTPGITVADIRAKCRRLKKERGLGMILIDYLQLISGRGKAGENRQQEVSEISRTLKQIARELEVPVIALSQLSRGVEQRQDKRPMMSDLRESGSIEQDADIVSFLYRDDYYDKESEKKNIIEIIIAKQRNGPVGTVELVFLKNFNKFVSLDRSHEDPSQAS
- the rplI gene encoding 50S ribosomal protein L9; the protein is MKVIFLADVKGQGKKGEVKDVSEGYVRNFLLPKGLVKPASDGNLKTLEVQNASEQKRKAQEKEDAKTLAKKMEEMTIVLKTKAGEGGRLFGAITSKQIGEQLAAQGVKVDKRKIELEEPIRTLGMTEVLVKLHPEVKAKLRVQTTEE
- a CDS encoding DHH family phosphoesterase translates to MPKFLVVRWHGMHQLAAFVIMAIMTTALAWFEWRIGLIALMFMIGFSVYGFLAERAFRKDLKTYLGTISYRVKKAGNDVISELPFGIILYNEDKTVEWHNPYIAEILGQDSVIGQTIVELFPSLHQSKDKDREAEQQVIVGNYVFQLIFKPEERILYVKNITELWHLSKKYEEEKLALGIVMIDSLDEVTQGMDDNQRSALLSKVTTEITEWAQRYQLHIKRLTSDRFMLITDLRTLRQLEQSRFVLLDEVRELTCDQKIPTTLSIGFAAEAESIVELGQWAQSSLDIALGRGGDQAAVKIGGRQSFYGGKSNAVEKRTRVRARVVAHALRDLIKESSNVIIMGHKMPDTDAIGAAIGITKAAHMFGKEAFIVLEGINPSIQKMMEMLRQDERISKRFITPEQAMSMTNQKTLTVVVDTHKASMVKEPRLIGAQGKIVVIDHHRRGEEFITNAILVYMEPYASSTCELVAELLQYIADRIVLDVWEATALLAGITVDTKSFSLRTGARTFEAASFLRRNGADSMLVQQMLKEDLEEYVRKAEIIKHASVHYEHIAIAVTEPGRKVGQLLIAQAADTLLNMTDILASFVVGERTDGLIGISARSLGDMNVQVVMERMGGGGHLTNAAAQLEGTVSEVAEKLKAVLKEIDKEEGLFE
- a CDS encoding DUF2232 domain-containing protein encodes the protein MAVRFTNIHVQEVNGLKTGMKSVLWSAAALLLLLSIAVPVLNILTILCLMVPYVVLYTALSARAFILHMLPVWVISFLILGAPALIIGLFFLVPSIVMGHMFKKQLPAHKVLSRTVITLLVLFLMEFAAFEVILDLSLTSEMGNFVRSVFSDPQLQPLLPAEWSDEYTEMLIQMMLNTIPLAVISVSFFYAVVTQYISRRVLASSGVELPRMPLAKDWMLPRVLVIYYVIVYILSLFVSPDSKSFLGVAVLNLLPLLRLAFAIQAVGFFFYLAHERKWNPAIPVLIAIPVLLFSPLSLIGVLDAAFPIRKSFTKKS
- a CDS encoding CBS domain-containing protein yields the protein MNIAFFLLPKQEVVTVTHDATLRQTLEKMEHHRYTAVPIIDAEGKFAGAVTEGDLLWFMKNRPELTFEMTNKVKLADVPLRLNQRSVRIDANMEDLIMLAKVQNFVPVVDDSEHFIGIVRRSEIIDYCQTIMQSAIAIEA